In Clostridium ljungdahlii DSM 13528, the genomic window GCGCTTATAATACATACTGTAATAGCAGCTCCTGCTGAAGGACCATCAATCCTTCCTCCGCCTATTACATTTACATGGATATCATAATCACTCATATCTTTATCTGTTATTTTTCTTATAACTGAAGCTGCATTAAATACAGAATCTTTTGCCATACTTCCTGCTGTATCATTAAATCTTACAATTCCCTTGCCTTTTTCTTTAGCTTCAAATGTAACAGCTTCTATCTCTATAGTAGAGCCTATATATCCACTTACTCCTAATCCATAAATATGGCCAATTTCATAGGTAGACTTTGAAGGCACTTCTTCAAAAGGTACAAATCTACTTATAGATATAACCTTCTTTAAATCCTCTACTGAAATTTTAACTTTATCATTTAAATCACTTATTCCATTATTATAAAGTACATACCCATAGACATCTGATAATATGTTAATAGCTTTTCTACCTTCAATTGTATATTTACTTATAAGTTCAGAAACCCCACTCTCAATTTCAATATTAAGTTTTTCAGCGGCATCTTCCACTATTCTCTGTATGTCCTTCACAGAAAGCGGCTCAAAATAAACCTCAGTACATCTTGATCTAAGGGCAGGATTTATTTCACTTGGCTCTCTAGTTGTAGCTCCTATAAGTAAAAAATCTGCAGGAGCTCCCTTTTCAAATAAATACTTTATATACTTAGGTATATTCTCATCATCTGGATCATAATATGAAGATGAAAACTCAACTCTTTTATCTTCCAGTACTTTTAGCAACTTATTCTGGAGCATTTCATCCAATTCTCCTATTTCATCAATGAAAAGAACTCCACCATGAGCTTCTGTAACAAGTCCAGGTTTTGGTTCTGGTACTCCTACTTCCGCTAAGTCTCTCTTAGTTCCTTGATATATAGGGTCATGTACAGATCCAAGAAGTGGATTTGTAATTTCCCTAGGATCCCACCTTAAAGTACTTCCATCTACCTCTACAAACTTAGCATCTTTTCTAAAAGGTGTAAATTTTAACTTTTTTGCTTCTTCTAAAGCAATTCTAGCTGCTGTAGTTTTCCCTACTCCCGGCGGCCCATATAAAATTATATGCTGCGGATATGGTGAT contains:
- the lonC gene encoding Lon family ATP-dependent protease codes for the protein MKLQFVDGLNRELNDSIPINTQVKVLYDLLKKIMDKGTVNARVVRYNLKGYMNSENLFERIYALNKIVSDGKGLTEIPDESNVYDALESTNNWIAETLAERYVRTKIEKEVEKNLTEHQDKYMDEVRLSIIKKRKGPENAKTLKKYAQLEVLDSKGLSKNIQKLLRPETFDEIIGQERAIKSILSKIASPYPQHIILYGPPGVGKTTAARIALEEAKKLKFTPFRKDAKFVEVDGSTLRWDPREITNPLLGSVHDPIYQGTKRDLAEVGVPEPKPGLVTEAHGGVLFIDEIGELDEMLQNKLLKVLEDKRVEFSSSYYDPDDENIPKYIKYLFEKGAPADFLLIGATTREPSEINPALRSRCTEVYFEPLSVKDIQRIVEDAAEKLNIEIESGVSELISKYTIEGRKAINILSDVYGYVLYNNGISDLNDKVKISVEDLKKVISISRFVPFEEVPSKSTYEIGHIYGLGVSGYIGSTIEIEAVTFEAKEKGKGIVRFNDTAGSMAKDSVFNAASVIRKITDKDMSDYDIHVNVIGGGRIDGPSAGAAITVCIISALLQKPLRQDVAVTGEISLRGKIKPVGGIFEKAYGARRKGIKTMLLPVENLKEVPTDIKDIEIKAVSNIEELIELIF